From the Bacteroidota bacterium genome, the window GCACATTACCCGGCCAGGGATAGGCAGCCAGCTTCTTGATGGTACCCGGCCCCAGTTTCATCTGCCCTTTTTTGTATTTCCGCCCATATAATTTTAAAAAATGATCACACAGCAGCGGCAGATCGTCTTGCCGTTCGCGCAGCGGTGGCAGCTTGATTTCGACGGTGTTGATCCGGTAGAGAAGGTCTTGCCTGAACTTGTTCTCAGCCGACATCTCATAGAGCGGCATGTTGGTTGCACAAATCAGGCGGACATCAATTGGGCGGTGTTTATTTGAGCCGACCCGAGTAATTTTTCGATGCTGGAGGGCCGAGAGGAGCTTGGCCTGCAAGGGCAACGAGAGGTTACCGATTTCGTCGAGGAATAGTGAGCCTTTGTGTGCTGTTTCGAAGCGTCCGGCGCGGTCTTCGCGGGCATCCGTAAAAGCCCCTTTCACATGCCCAAATAACTCGCTCTCAAAAAGCGTTTCACTGACTGCACCCAGGTCGACCGTGACAAAGACCTGCTCTGCACGCTGCGAGGCGCGGTGAATTGCGCGGGATACCAATTCTTTACCTGTACCGTTCTCGCCAAGTACCAGCACATTGGCGTCGGTAGGTGCCACTTTGCCGATCGTTTCGAACACTTTACGCATGCCGGCAGACTCCCCGAGAAAAACCTGGTAGGGCGAGTCCATTGCTTCGCTCAGGTGCCGCTTTTGCCGGCGCAACTGGGTCATTTCTTTTTTTGAGGAACGCAGCCGAATGGCATTTTTGACCGTGGTAATCAAGCGCTCATTTTGCCACGGTTTAAGGATGAAATCCGTTGCCCCCTCCTTGATGGCATTTACGGCGGTTTCGACGTCGCCAAAAGCGGTAATCAGGATGACCGAAATGGCCGGGTCAATTTTGATGATTTCATTTAGCCAGTGGAGTCCCTCGAGGCCGGTGTTGTTGCCGCGGGCAAAGTTCATATCGAGCAGTATGACGTCATACGAAGTCTGCTGGAGCAGGGCCGGCAGGGCCGCGGGGTTCTCCTGGGTATCTACCTGCGCAACGTGTTGCTTGAGC encodes:
- a CDS encoding sigma-54 dependent transcriptional regulator; the encoded protein is MKHGSVLVIDDDPDILQAARLLLKQHVAQVDTQENPAALPALLQQTSYDVILLDMNFARGNNTGLEGLHWLNEIIKIDPAISVILITAFGDVETAVNAIKEGATDFILKPWQNERLITTVKNAIRLRSSKKEMTQLRRQKRHLSEAMDSPYQVFLGESAGMRKVFETIGKVAPTDANVLVLGENGTGKELVSRAIHRASQRAEQVFVTVDLGAVSETLFESELFGHVKGAFTDAREDRAGRFETAHKGSLFLDEIGNLSLPLQAKLLSALQHRKITRVGSNKHRPIDVRLICATNMPLYEMSAENKFRQDLLYRINTVEIKLPPLRERQDDLPLLCDHFLKLYGRKYKKGQMKLGPGTIKKLAAYPWPGNV